A window of the Archocentrus centrarchus isolate MPI-CPG fArcCen1 chromosome 17, fArcCen1, whole genome shotgun sequence genome harbors these coding sequences:
- the eif4g1a gene encoding eukaryotic translation initiation factor 4 gamma 1a isoform X1: MSKPPQPIAGPTSVPNPAPSPGLAQAAYGPGQPASLVFATPPPPQMNSAPQPRQFATGPRTLHQQGGYRALQSYYQNRPTMAASAPRVQGNSGPRPVTATHVYQPGSQMMMIPQQQLPFASSTQSYFISPGQYRTPYMTPTQQYPVTSGTAGFYPGTSPAEYTPYAGAYYPAQPQYSPSVQPSAVMLSTQQQQQAPPPQQPPAQSQGPPKRERKPIRIRDPNQGGRDITEEIMSGGRSSTTPTPQAPDVSPAQTNGEIAQPATTPTRRDENAEHPASVETPPPCATANAEPVLESKQEVDSQIAPPTELAAQSVAPVATTEVPCTLIKDQQSPPSLPPGAPLTTTPAEVVNKVSTNVGDTVDAPVATSQSLAAPEAPVKMEEPLAAPAQAENAPVKEETKTEEVKKLEKEEQVPSTKLEPAVEVAAIVSSNVEKEEMAPKTAPEVSQPPPPVLESAAPQTQNADLCSTPEPESTQVETAEPVLPNGLPQETEELPKDNEFSDTTPHKKPEASQSQESTPMAKTATAAQEVKEEAEEKEEEWKKTSEDTPPASVSCPEEPTMQAATSVPKKRKNMKELNKKEAIGNLLDAFTEEQGAKPASEPSSTQANPPAPAPAPAPAPAEPPAEVADETWEQKEDKQNAEPDKSKATPEPTEQKYQFKQEQWKPINPEEKKRYDREFLLRCQFISASMHKPEGLPVISDVVLDKVNKTPLRPADPARLMSAGPDFTPSYLGNLGSRSMGGPRGLLPGPRRSQQGQRKDRKIISSMSLNDDVQLSKAEKAWKPSVKKPTRVRGEEPEEDEPEQAKTQELFKRLRSILNKLTPQKFQELMKQVTELTIDTEERLKGAIDLIFEKAISEPNFSVAYANMCRCLMGLKVPTSDKPGVFVNFRKLLLNRCQKEFEKDQDDDEIFEKKQKELEAAKDDDERERFRVELEEARDKARRRSLGNIKFIGELFKLKMLTEPIMHDCVVKLLKNHDEESLECLCRLLSTIGKDLDFEKAKPRMDQYFNQMDKIIKERKTSSRIRFMLQDVLDLRKNNWVPRRGDQGPKTIDQIHKEAEMEEHREQIKVQQQLMSKKESGGRMGGSMGGRGPHTPGGGRVSQPQDEGWNTVPISKNRPIDTTRLSKITKPGAMDFNNQLLAPGGKGMWGSWGKGSSGGSGAKPASGDQDSGRPATSTLNRFSALQSGSLLSSADTDRRVPQRSSSSRERGSDRDRSDRNREQFDRFDRNEGREGNQITKRSFSRESQERGGRGGDSRASTEPVRRVASMTDSRDRGSRDRGSRDRGSRDRGSRDRGSRDRGSRDRGSRDRGPDFVPAKRESVPTPPPSLPKPSLTEEEVEKKSNAIIEEYLHINDVKEALQCVAELNSTSLLYVFVRNGVESTLERSTIAREHMGLLLHRLVKAGTLPTQQYYKGLQEILEVAEDMAIDIPHIWLYLAELITPMLHEGGIPMGQLFREISKPLVPLGKAGVLLVQILKLLCKEMTPKKVGALWTEAGLNWNDFLAKDKDVNKFVTDQNVEFTMGEEMESKEVGKKKVLTGEEISRQLDRLFQDKANNQRIRDWIEANLDEQQTASNQFVRALMTSVCQSAIICDNPYKLDAQEISQRASLLQRYLYDEQKELQALYALQALMVHMEQPANLLRMFFDALYDEDVIKEEAFYEWESSKDPAEQTGKGVALKSVTAFFTWLREAEEESDKD, encoded by the exons ATGAGCAAACCACCACAGCCTATAGCGGGACCTACTTCTGTCCCCAATCCTGCCCCTTCCCCTGGATTGGCACAG GCTGCCTACGGCCCTGGACAGCCAGCTTCTCTTGTTTTTGCCACCCCTCCACCTCCACAAATGAACTCTGCACCGCAGCCAAGACAG TTTGCTACTGGGCCCCGTACTTTACATCAACAG GGTGGATACAGAGCATTACAG agttACTATCAGAACCGACCCACCATGGCCGCCAGTGCTCCACGGGTACAGGGAAATAGTGGCCCTCGACCTGTTACAGCTACTCATGTCTACCAGCCCGGCTCACAAATGATGATGATTCCCCAGCAGCAGCTGCCTTTTGCCAGCTCTACTCAGAGCTACTTCATTTCCCCTGGACAG TACCGGACCCCATACATGACTCCTACCCAGCAGTATCCCGTGACCAGCGGCACAGCAGGCTTCTACCCAGGAACTAGCCCTGCTGAATACACTCCTTATG CAGGAGCATACTATCCAGCTCAGCCTCAGTACTCCCCATCTGTCCAGCCTTCAGCGGTCATGCTCTCCACCCAGCAACAGCAACAAGCTCCGCCTCCTCAGCAACCCCCTGCACAGTCACAAGGCCCACCGAAGAGAGAACGCAAACCG ATAAGAATACGAGACCCCAACCAGGGTGGGCGTGATATCACAGAGGAGATCATGTCAGGTGGAAGGTCCTCCACCACACCGACTCCACAG GCACCAGATGTAAGTCCTGCACAGACCAATGGTGAAATTGCTCAGCCTGCGACTACACCGACGAGAAGAG ATGAAAATGCAGAGCACCCTGCTAGTGTTGAAACCCCTCCTCCTTGTGCTACGGCAAATGCAGAGCCTGTGTTGGAgtccaaacaggaagtggacagCCAAATAGCACCGCCTACTGAGTTAGCTGCACAATCTGTAGCCCCTGTAGCTACTACTGAGGTGCCATGCACACTGATAAAGGACCAGCAGTCTCCCCCTTCCCTCCCTCCAGGAGCACCGTTGACCACTACTCCTGCTGAGGTAGTAAATAAAGTCAGCACCAACGTTGGCGATACAGTTGACGCTCCTGTCGCAACGTCACAATCTTTAGCAGCGCCAGAAGCTCCTGTGAAAATGGAGGAACCACTGGCTGCTCCAGCTCAAGCTGAGAATGCTCCagtaaaagaagaaacaaaaacagaggaagTCAAAAAATTGGAAAAAGAAGAGCAGGTGCCCAGCACTAAGTTGGAGCCTGCAGTTGAGGTTGCAGCAATAGTTTCCTCTAATGTGGAGAAAGAAGAAATGGCTCCAAAAACAGCACCTGAAGTTTCCCAGCCTCCCCCACCTGTATTGGAATCTGCTGCCCCACAGACCCAGAATGCTGATCTGTGCTCTACCCCTGAGCCTGAATCTACACAAGTCGAGACAGCAGAGCCCGTTCTCCCCAACGGTCTTCCTCAGGAGACCGAAGAACTGCCCAAGGATAATGAATTTTCAGACACTACACCCCACAAAAAGCCAGAAGCTTCTCAATCTCAGGAATCCACACCTATGGctaaaacagcaacagcagcccaGGAGGTGAAGGAAGAGGCcgaagagaaggaggaagagtgGAAGAAGACAAGTGAGGATACCCCTCCTGCCTCTGTTAGCTGCCCAGAAGAACCTACTATGCAAG CTGCTACGTCTGTgccaaagaagaggaagaacatGAAAGAGTTAAACAAGAAGGAGGCCATCGGTAACCTCCTGGATGCCTTCACAGAG GAGCAAGGTGCCAAGCCTGCCTCTGAACCCTCGTCCACTCAGGCCAAccctccagctccagctccagctccagctccagctccagctgaACCTCCTGCTGAAGTGGCAGATGAGACCTGGGAGCAGAAAGAGGACAAGCAGAATGCAGAACCTGACAAGTCTAAAGCCACACCTGAGCCAACTGAGCAGAAATACCAATTCAAACAAG AACAATGGAAGCCGATAAACCCAGAGGAGAAGAAGCGGTACGACAGGGAGTTCCTCCTGCGCTGCCAGTTCATCAGTGCCAGTATGCACAAGCCTGAGGGCCTGCCTGTTATCAGTGACGTGGTGTTGGATAAG GTGAACAAGACTCCACTACGACCTGCTGACCCAGCTCGCCTGATGAGTGCTGGTCCTGATTTTACTCCCTCATATTTGGGGAACCTTGGGAGCAGATCAATGGgaggacctcgaggcctg CTACCTGGGCCCCGTCGCTCTCAGCAGGGGCAAcgtaaagacagaaaaattatCAGCAGCATGTCGCTAAATGACGACGTGCAGCTCAGCAAGGCCGAGAAGGCCTGGAAGCCCTCTGTGAAAAAGCCCACCCGTGTCCGTGGTGAGGAGCCTGAAGAAGATGAGCCAGAGCAGGCCAAGACTCAAGAGCTGTTCAAGCGTCTGCGGAGCATCCTCAACAAGCTGACACCTCAGAAGTTTCAGGAGTTGATGAAACAGGTGACAGAGCTGACGATAGACACGGAAGAGAGACTGAAGGGAGCCATTGACCTCATTTTTGAGAAGGCCATCTCAGAGCCCAATTTCTCTGTGGCCTACGCCAACATGTGCCGCTGCCTTATGGGG CTGAAAGTCCCCACCTCAGACAAACCAGGAGTTTTTGTGAACTTCCGCAAACTGCTGCTCAACCGCTGCCAGAAGGAGTTTGAGAAGGACCAGGATGATGATGAGATCTTTGAGAAAAAGCAAAAGGAGTTGGAGGCTGCCAAAGAT GATGATGAGCGTGAGCGCTTCAgggtggagctggaggaggccAGAGATAAAGCTCGACGCCGCTCACTGGGCAACATAAAGTTCATTGGTGAACTGTTTAAGCTTAAAATGCTGACAGAGCCAATCATGCATGATTGTGTCGTGAAACTACTAAAGAATCATGATGAAGAGTCTCTCGAGTGTCTCTGCAGACTGCTGTCCACTATTGGTAAAGACCTGGATTTTGAGAAGGCAAAG CCCCGTATGGATCAGTATTTCAATCAGATGGACAAGATTATTAAAGAGAGAAAGACTTCATCAAGAATCCGCTTCATGCTGCAAGATGTTTTGGACCTCAGAAAG AATAACTGGGTGCCTCGTAGAGGAGATCAGGGTCCTAAAACAATTGACCAAATTCACAAGGAGGCAGAGATGGAGGAGCACAGGGAACAGATCaaagtccagcagcagctcatgTCTAAGAAGGAAAGCGGCGGCAGGATGGGAGGAAGCATGGGTGGCAGAGGCCCTCACACACCAGGAGGTGGCCGGGTTAGCCAGCCTCAGGATGAGGGGTGGAACACAGTCCCGATCTCCAAGAACAGACCCATCGACACCACCCGCCTTAGCAAAATCACAAAG CCTGGTGCTATGGATTTCAACAATCAGCTGTTAGCTCCAGGTGGCAAAGGCATGTGGGGCAGCTGGGGAAAAGGCAGCAGCGGAGGAAGTGGAGCTAAACCAGCGAGTGGAGATCAGG ACTCTGGCCGTCCGGCTACCAGCACTCTCAACCGCTTCTCTGCCCTACAGTCTGGGTCATTGTTGTCTTCAGCAGACACTGATCGCAGAGTTCCTCAAAG ATCGAGTTCGAGCCGCGAACGTGGGAGTGACAGGGACAGGAGCGACCGCAACAGGGAACAATTTGACCGATTCGATCGCAACGAGGGACGGGAAGGGAACCAAATCACCAAGAGAAGTTTCAGCAGAGAGTCGCAGGAGCGTGGTGGGAGGGGAGGAGACAGCAGGGCTTCGACTGAACCTGTGCGTCGCGTCGCCAGCATGACAGACAGTCGGGACAGAGGAAGCAGGGACAGAGGAAGCAGGGACAGAGGAAGCAGGGACAGAGGAAGCAGGGACAGAGGAAGCAGggacagaggaagcagagacagaggaagcaGGGACAGAGGTCCTGACTTTGTCCCAG ctaagCGTGAGAGTGTTCCcactcctcctccatctctccctAAACCTTCTTTGACTgaagaggaggtggagaagAAGTCGAATGCCATCATTGAAGAATACCTCCACATCAATGATGTCAAG GAGGCGTTGCAGTGTGTGGCAGAGCTTAATAGCACCTCACTGCTCTATGTGTTTGTGCGGAACGGTGTGGAGTCGACACTTGAAAGAAGCACCATTGCTCGGGAGCACATGGGCTTGTTGCTGCACCGGCTTGTAAAGGCAGGGACTTTGCCCACACAGCAGTACTACAAAGG GCTACAAGAGATCCTGGAGGTAGCAGAAGACATGGCCATAGATATACCTCACATCTGGCTCTACCTGGCTGAGCTTATTACGCCTATGCTCCACGAGGGAGGAATCCCTATGGGACAGCTCTTCAG GGAGATCTCAAAGCCTCTTGTGCCTCTGGGGAAGGCCGGCGTGCTGCTGGTACAGATCCTCAAGTTGCTTTGTAAAGAAATG ACCCCCAAGAAGGTCGGGGCTTTGTGGACAGAGGCGGGGCTGAATTGGAATGACTTCTTGGCCAAAGACAAAGACGTTAACAAGTTTGTCACCGATCAG AATGTGGAGTTCACCATGGGAGAGGAGATGGAGTCAAAAGAGGTTGGTAAGAAGAAGGTCCTCACTGGAGAGGAGATCAGCAGACAGCTGGACAGACTCTTCCAGGACAAGGCCAACAATCAGCGCATCAGAGACTGGAtcgag gCTAACTTGGACGAGCAGCAGACTGCTTCGAACCAGTTTGTACGAGCATTGATGACATCAGTGTGCCAGTCTGCTATCATAT GTGACAACCCATACAAGTTGGATGCACAGGAGATCAGCCAGAGAGCCTCTCTGCTGCAGAGATACCTGTACGACGAGCAGAAAGAGCTGCAGGCCCTTTACGCCCTCCAGGCTCTGATGGTGCACATGGAGCAGCCTGCAA acCTGCTGCGGATGTTCTTCGACGCCTTGTACGACGAGGACGTTATTAAAGAGGAGGCCTTCTACGAGTgggaatccagcaaagaccccGCCGAGCAGACAGGCAAAGGTGTGGCCTTGAAGTCAGTCACCGCCTTCTTCACTTGGCTCCGCGAGGCCGAGGAGGAGTCTGATAAGGACTAA